AGCCCAGGGGTAGACTTCCAGTATGAATGAAGGTTAAAATCATAGTTCAACAACCAGAAGAAGAAGGTGTTCATCATTTTACATAATCCAACAGGGAAAGAAAGAATAGGGTTAGCGTTTTTACTAGGAATGCTTGGAATACTAGGACCACTCAACATCGATATGTATCTCCCCAGCTTTCCGGGGATTGCATCCGATTTAGAAACGAGTGCGTCACTCGTGCAGCTCAGCTTAACGACCTGTCTGATCGGACTAGCTGTCGGTCAGATTGTCGTTGGACCCATCAGTGATTCGCAAGGGAGAAAGAAACCGTTAATCATCTTCCTATCCCTCTTCGCGGTGGCGTCCTTTGCTTGTGCGCTTGCGCCGAATATCTATGTACTCGTCATCGCTCGATTTATCCAAGGGTTTACGGCTTCTGCTGGTGTCGTCCTTTCCAAGGCGGTCGTGCGAGACGTATTTATAGGAAGGGAATTGACGAAGTTCTTCGCCTTACTGATGGTGATCAATGCGACGGCTCCGATGATTGCGCCGATCACAGGTGGGGCGATTTTGCTGTTACCGTTCGCCACATGGGAGACGATCTTCCTCTTCCTAAGTATCGTAGGGTTCGCCATCGTGTTCACCGTAGCAGGCAAATTACCTGAGACGCTTCCGGTAGAAAACAGGATCCCGAGCTCCGTGAAGGAATCGGTTCGGACCATTGGCCGTCTGTTGAAGGACCGATCTTTCATCGGATACGCCTTAACGATCGGGTTTGTCCACGGCGGGAGTTTCGCTTACGTTTCTGGAACGCCATTTGTTTATCAGGGAATCTATGACGTATCTCCTCAGGCGTTCAGTTTCTTGTTCGGAGTGAACGGCCTTGCGATCATTACGGGTAGTTTTCTAGTCGGCCGTCTTGGCGGCATTTTTCACGAGAGAAGCTTGCTGAGAAGTGCTGTACTGATTGCGGTTAGTGCGACGGGGGTTCTATTAGTGATGACGCTTCTCGAAGGACCACTGTATTCCATCGTCGTGCCGATCTTCATCTATATGACAGCGATGGGGATGGTGTTGACCAGTACGTTCACTTTAGCGATGGAGCATCAAGGCCACAGAGCAGGGAGTGCCAGTGCTGTGCTCGGCATGCTGCCCCTATTGTTTGGCGCGGTTGTTTCGCCACTGGTCGGTCTTGATGAGACGACGGCTGTCCCAATGGGAGCTATTCTATTTACGACGGCATCGATCGGTGCTACGTTCTTCTTCACGTTGACGAAGAAAGACGCAAGAAAAACATATGCGGGATAACATGAAAGCTCTTTTCGTCCTGGGAAGCATAGTTACGGTTCCTGTGCTTCCTTTAAAATTCTAACAATATGAGTCATAAAAGAGAGTTCTCAATAGTTGGACAAACTATTAAGAACTCTCTTTTTCTTTACTAGTAGACTTATGTTGATTTTTTAGTTATAAGGTAGAGTCGCTTTTGTAAATAGAAAGCACTAGAACCGTCCCTGCTCTTTCTCAATGCCTTACAATATAATAAGGACGCATCATTTCATAATCTTCATGCTCAAGAATATGGCAGTGCCATACAAAAAGGCCGGAGTAGGGACCAAATGTCATAATGATCCTTGTGATCTCATGTGGGTTGGCGCGTACGGTGTCTTTCCATCCTCGCTCGTTTAAATCAGGGAGGGTGCGTGGGCCGGTAGTGACTATTCTTCCTTCTTTATTATAGATGTCAGCATCGAATGGCTGGCGATCGACGATTTGAAATTGTACGAGATGCAAATGGATGGGGTGGGTGGCGTTGGAAACATTGATGAGTGTCCATAATTCTGTGCTGCCTAAAGAAGGTATCTCTGAAATCGGATCTGCCCACACCCGATTATCTAACAAGTGGATCTCACGTCCATAAGGGTCAGGTCTCATATTGAGAAGTAAGTTCCGATTTCTCTGGTAGGTTAGTAGCTTCGGGATAACGGATAATTGAGCTGGGATTGAACTTGTGTCCGGGCATGTAAGAGGTTTGATTACTCGGAATTCCATCACGGGCCCTTCTGGATTAGGGTCTACAGGAGGGAAAGGAGGCTTGGGATTATTCTCGATCACGATAGATTGTTGAAAACTCCCGGAAAAATCAATGATCACATCTGCCCGCTCAGCGGGGGCGAGAAGGAGTTCAGGAACGAGAATGGGCTGCTCTAACAATCCTTGATCCGTACCTATTTGAATAAAGGGTAGTTCGTTTGAGAGGGACAATCGATAGATTCGAGCATTCGATCCATTTAGAATGCGGAACCGGTACCGTCTAGGTTCGACATTCATAAAAGGCCACACTTTCCCGTTCACCAAAATGGTATCCCCTAAAAACTCTGGTACGACGGAAGGATCCACATCAGGAACAGGTGGCTTAGGTTGAGGTGGGTAGTAAAGGCTGCCATCAGAGTTAAAAGAACGGTCTTGAATGAGTAAGGGTAGATCATAAGGGGCTTTTGGCAGATTTAGACAAGCTTCTGCTGGATCATGAATGATGTACATTCCCGCTAGACCGGCGTATATATTGAGGCGGGTAATCCCGACGGCATGATCGTGATACCACAAAGAGGTGCCTTGTTGACGATTGGGATACGTGTACAATTGGTTTGTGAAAAAGGGGCCGACTTCTTGAAAGCCATTCGTAAACCAGGCTTCAGGATAACCGTCACTTGTGTCCGGTGTGATCCCTCCGTGAAGATGGACGACTGTGCGGACCTCGGGTACATCTTTTCCTGCTCCGTGAACAGTGGTATCAATAGGGAGAAAATGTTTCTCGGGCAGTTCATTTTTCCATAATACATGAACCGTTTGATTTCTTTCTACATGGAAGGTAGGGCCTGGATATTGGCCGTTATATCCCCAAACCTTTGTTGGAGGAAGGTCGCGGTGTAGCTTTTGATAGGTTTCCTTCATCGTTACTTCATAATAGGGGGCTTGGTTATAAGAACAAATAGGGTGAATCGCGTTCATTATTGGGAGTTCATCTACAAACTTTTCAAGCATTCGTATCTCTCCTAACGTACATGACGTTCTTCTTCTAACGTATTAAGGGGAGAGGTGAATTAAAA
The nucleotide sequence above comes from Pontibacillus chungwhensis. Encoded proteins:
- a CDS encoding Bcr/CflA family efflux MFS transporter, with protein sequence MLHNPTGKERIGLAFLLGMLGILGPLNIDMYLPSFPGIASDLETSASLVQLSLTTCLIGLAVGQIVVGPISDSQGRKKPLIIFLSLFAVASFACALAPNIYVLVIARFIQGFTASAGVVLSKAVVRDVFIGRELTKFFALLMVINATAPMIAPITGGAILLLPFATWETIFLFLSIVGFAIVFTVAGKLPETLPVENRIPSSVKESVRTIGRLLKDRSFIGYALTIGFVHGGSFAYVSGTPFVYQGIYDVSPQAFSFLFGVNGLAIITGSFLVGRLGGIFHERSLLRSAVLIAVSATGVLLVMTLLEGPLYSIVVPIFIYMTAMGMVLTSTFTLAMEHQGHRAGSASAVLGMLPLLFGAVVSPLVGLDETTAVPMGAILFTTASIGATFFFTLTKKDARKTYAG
- a CDS encoding multicopper oxidase family protein: MLEKFVDELPIMNAIHPICSYNQAPYYEVTMKETYQKLHRDLPPTKVWGYNGQYPGPTFHVERNQTVHVLWKNELPEKHFLPIDTTVHGAGKDVPEVRTVVHLHGGITPDTSDGYPEAWFTNGFQEVGPFFTNQLYTYPNRQQGTSLWYHDHAVGITRLNIYAGLAGMYIIHDPAEACLNLPKAPYDLPLLIQDRSFNSDGSLYYPPQPKPPVPDVDPSVVPEFLGDTILVNGKVWPFMNVEPRRYRFRILNGSNARIYRLSLSNELPFIQIGTDQGLLEQPILVPELLLAPAERADVIIDFSGSFQQSIVIENNPKPPFPPVDPNPEGPVMEFRVIKPLTCPDTSSIPAQLSVIPKLLTYQRNRNLLLNMRPDPYGREIHLLDNRVWADPISEIPSLGSTELWTLINVSNATHPIHLHLVQFQIVDRQPFDADIYNKEGRIVTTGPRTLPDLNERGWKDTVRANPHEITRIIMTFGPYSGLFVWHCHILEHEDYEMMRPYYIVRH